DNA sequence from the Pomacea canaliculata isolate SZHN2017 linkage group LG7, ASM307304v1, whole genome shotgun sequence genome:
atcattattatcataCATTTAAACAGAACTAATCCAAGGGGGAACAAAATTCCCGCGACCCATTTGTGCACTCATACCTAATAAACTCGAATTTAATTGCCATTAGCAAAACCCTACTTCACCTATTATTTTCGCAAATTAAAGCTTGCGTGACACAAATAATACCGAGTAAAATGACAGAATCCTActgaaaaaaacttaattttactCATTTCACACAGATTCCAAAAGAGAACATACTTTTCGCTGATTTTTCAATGCATGTGAAATTTCCGTGATCATTAGCGTTAAGGGTAAAGTTCCCATCTAGGCATCCTACACCAGACGTTGGCTTGAAGGAAACTTGAGTTCGAGACATGGCATTGTAGttaatgtctttctttgtatCACATAAGAAAAAGTATCCTGCCCAGTCACACACAGCAGTGATCTCTGAAACTGACACAACAATTGATAGTGAGGACCATTGTTGAGCTACTTTCTACTTTAGTTTCGCCTTGTAACTGTTTGTAAGAACACTGCCTCGATAAAGTTAGGTGGCAATTGTAGGTTAAcattaattaatataaaaatagttcTCAACCATTTTTCATTTCACAAGCAATTTCtgttattgatttttttaataataataacaataataataacaataataacaacaataataacaacaacaataataataataaaaataaagataaaacatgtttatagaGTTACTTCAGACCCAAAGCGCTGACAAGTATACACACAGGTGCATTCAATATTAAAATGATAGAGGGActttacaacagtttattagACACGTAAGCACGACCACTTTGCGTACGGATAGACACACCCATTCAAGacttctttgtttcttattcTTGACTTTGATTCTCAAGGATCTTGGACCAAATGCAAACAACCTCACAACAATACCGTGTAGCAGCAGTTGACATGTAGATGACATTAGCTAATcaaatgcataaatatatttttaaaacgggAAGTACCTAGAGTTGTATCCATGCTAAAAGTTGGAATAGTTggaaaaaattcagaaaatattaataaactgCAATACCATTATTTGTAATCGAGCTCCTATAATATACAGTGAAAGTGTTGAGATCCCTGGTGATGCTGACTTGTATAGTATTGACGCATGATCCTGTTTTTAAAACATCGCATCTGTTTGTTTCTCCTGGAAACACAacagatatataaaaaacaATTGAAAGAAACAGTTGTAACTTCTTTTAAACCTTTCTGAAATAATGTAGTTTTCCATGGACGTTTTAGATTGAAAGATCTTTCGTCAAGGAATTAGTACTAAACATTTGCAGCTAGAGGCATGTCGTTAAATATTTAAGTACCTATGTCATGTGACATGCATGAGTTTTGATCAACCGGTTAGCAGTTCGTGTTTGGATCGTGAAAAATAACGATTCCTCCTCAAAAGAACCCCCAAAATTTAACACAGGAAGGTAGTTTATCTGTTTACATATAGCTGACatctttcagattatttttacttctttactCAATTCCTCGCTTCTTGACGTTTCCATcgaaaacatattttgattgCAATGATAAGGACagcttattgttttcttttactaagcttaagaaaacaaaacaacatacgTTAATATTAAGACTATATATgtgtatagagagagagaaactaccGCACTTACCACAAATAACGTTCACAAGTATGAAAAATACGTGGACAAATGAGAAGACCAACTTCATATTTCAGCACCAGACGTTCTGACTACTAAACACAGACATTGAAAAATAATTCCTTTTAAAGTGTTTTCTCGGTTGTGTAAAACTGAAGtcacataaaatttatttagtggGCTGACTAACCTGCGGTCATGGTCAGCACTAAAGAAAACGTATAAATGCTGTCAAGACCCTCCTCTTTATCTCATCTGGGCTTAAGATCTACAAGGAACCTCAAAGTTTGTACAATGCGAAAACTGAAGAGTCAATCACAAAGGGCCATGTGAGTATAAGAACCCTACACCGGGGTGTCAGCAATCAGCACCTATTGCTACACTCGTGGTAGGGACCAGATCGTGTATCTTGTTGGAAGTCAGCACTAGGACTGAAACATGTTCTGCTGACTGAAACATTAAACTATCTTGTCAAACGAGACTGACCTTAGCAGGAGGGCTTAAGCTTATAGGTTCTTAGAtaactcccccaccccactgtTACAGTTTGTCTTAGACTTACCGCTGTTCTGTTTCAACACCTACACCCACACATTCCACCGattgaaatatcaaaatatccTGCTTAaccattttctttaaactgaGGCTGACCTAAACCATGTAGCTAGACCTTAGAGTGTCGTCAACTGGCCTCCCTGTGTGAAATTGTTCAAAAatttgtgttgaaaaataaaagcgCTACGTATTAAATAATCATATTAACTATATGAATAATAATAGCCATAATAATTCACATGGTGATAGGCAATTTAAATAGTCAGAGTCCTCTCTTCATTCCACTGCTGGtgatgaaaatttttaaaaagttcccCATCACccttttgttacattttgtcTTAGATTTTGGAAACGAGGCTGCGCCTTACAGgctgagttgctttgttctccagtgatttttctattttcttgtgTAAGGTCTTTGCTTATTCATATCCATGGGTTTCTTTTActagtttcatttgtttctttcacgctttcctttgttattgtttttactgtttgtatttttgactTATTTTCTGCTCCTGTGGATTTgtagggattgtaaaggcaaaataaaactgcttagaatcgcataaagagtaggataaatttgaatctcgtctgtttatatgtgtgttcatgtggaaaacgttgaaggtttttagtagaatgttgtgtttaataagagaaattacacgggactctttttgcTTCCACgtagtctcgttctccgtcacgtgaccctatgacgtgtggtttctatagtgagaaccatgcctccaGAACGTGCTGCACCGCCACgtaaagatgggaaaagattcaaaattttcttttcatcagtttccgacagacagagtcttacaagcctgacacacagagtgcgtcatacgaataaacagacgtcaaatcttcgcaatgaccacaaacacttcctgtgcgtgtgacgtcataaggagattgatgtcataaggagactcgtctgcttgaccatctcgggaagctatcgtggttactcggcggaaggacacaagggtcgatttcactggaatttttcgatttttataaacatcggcaaccgaaatagtgctaataagtggtaattaagtgagaaacgaatcctttatttctcctgtattgctctcgtgctctctaattgtgacaaaatatatttctgaaacgtttgaccgtcgccacagccttatcaaaagccttgagtatccctttaagagATATGAACCTTCCTCTTTCTTATtccgttttgttttcttttttctgcttctcttctttacaaaataaatcaagtaacaaaaatttgcatttaattttgtgtatgtgtgcgtgtgagtgaaTTTATGTGACCTTTTTGTGGTAGGTTCTTAGTATGGACAAAAGTCCATTGTATGCAATGAGTGAATGCATTTTTATTCCCACTTATATTTAAGTGCTTTGTTATATTTACAGATCCACCCAGTGTCACAAATCTCATGGTAGATGGAAAAGGAGCAAGAGGTAACATTATCATAAATGAGGGTATTGAGGTCAACATATCATGTTCTTTTGACAAAGGAAATCCCTCCACGAACTTCCTTCTTCTGGATAAaacaataaaggaaataaaagcatCTAGAGACGAACAACATCTGAACCTCTCCCTTGTCCTCCAATGCAAAGACGACTGGCCCACCATCAGATGCCAAGGAAGTGGCTCCGAAACGAACGAATCTATCTCTTTCCTTGTTAAGTGTAAgtgataaataattaattttatataaagatTATTTGTGAACAATCAACTttagttttggaaaaaaaacatgtcagaCACGGAATATTTATATCTAAAATGCTAACTGTGAGTTCAGCATGCTAACTGTAAAGCCAGATGAAGCTAAATAAATAGCACTCTCAGCAACAATAAAACATCGTTCTAAATGCTTATTGTTctgtttaattaacatttttcaggCCGTCCTCAGTTTGTCGACAAGCACCCCAAGGTTGTGGAGACTGCAGCAAACATAAAGTGGATATTAACCATAAAAGCCCACACAACTGTCATTCAAAAATGTCTCTTGATGTCGCTGACTTTAGGAGAGAACTCAAACAGAGAAGTCAAATGTACCCTGactggcgacccccctgacctGCTGCTTATTGTTTCCCTTGACAAGGAGGATGTAGCAAAGGGAGGAAACTGGGGGCTGACTCTCCACAATGAGAAAGGCTCATCAGACACATTAGTGTTTAGCATACAATCACGTGAGTAGAATTTCAAAGTTGTATTAATAACTTTTGTAGAAGCACTAGTGTCCATAACACGAGTGTAGTTTCAAATACTATTAATAACTTCTACAGAAACCTGAAAAAGTAGATATTAGTAGATACTAAGAACTGtccaaaaagaaacttttttaattgtaatttttaaaaatcagtgaTGATACCAACAGTCACGaatattttcatattgttttGACGTTTATAAATGggttattttgttgctgttagaATTTCGAgtcttgtgaaatattttttaaccgATAAAGGCGATAAAATTGCTTATGGCTTAAGATattcatttaaacaaaagagaatCGAGTTCCTCGGTGagaaatgtatgtgtatatttcgTATTATATCACAATCAccttcagaaattttaaaataattatcagaTTTAATAAAATGGTCACATATGGGAACTAGTTAAAATGCTACGGATTTTTGAAGATTCCATGGTAGAGCTGGTTATAATTTTAAAACGAAGAATCTGTCATTGTTTAGTTCTGCACTAAGGAGCAACACTTCCTCCATTCTACAGAGTATTATGCTACATTGTCAGTGTAGGAAGATTTACTAGATTAATTACTAATCTCAACGATTATTCCTGCGCATGCGTAAAAGAAATCTTTGAGAATACCGTTTGCGTGCGTCCACTCGAGAAACACTTATTTTGACTTATTTTGACTACTTACGACACGCATTCCATGTTCTGCTCGGACACTCTTGGACATCCAACTGAAATGGTGAGTATCCTTAGAAAGGAGGGCTGCTAGCGtcgaaaagaacaaaaattgacttatataaatatgttcatacagacacacaagaGAAAAGGCAGAGCAAACAACAAAGACAGCtcgacaaacaaacaataatggatggacaatttaaaaaaaatagcaatccGGCGTTTATACATTACTTTGAACTGATAAATTTGTTGTGTTACAAAACTTGattttcaaactttgttttcGTAACTTTTATGATTTGAAAGCGTGTTTTAGATGTTAcgaatttgtatttttggagAAAGTTATCGAAAAATGAAAATCCtaaatttttattgcattcATTAATATAATCGTTTTGTGACCATGAAAATCCACAcaactgacagaaaaatgtatCTTCACCTCGCTAATTTTTGGAGAGAACTGTAACCCAACTAGAATTCACCCTAACAAGGGACCCTTCTGACCCTCAAGAGCTTGTTAAATTTTTACtatttcatttcatattttatctGCAAATAAACGTCAGGAGACGGGGGAAAAGACCGTTCTTCTGAAATGTCGGCAAACCAATAAGAAGATAAATACAAACTTAGACATGGAGAGAACAGCTAGCAGGGAAAGACGTGAGCgaaatcaaagacaaagatGTGGTATCTCACTTTTATTTCACTACTTTTAACTAGCAATCAGCTAGTGCcgtgtgtttatttacatgcgTATAGATATgattatttatgtacatttaaataaatatgataatactaacatatttaattattaaGTAATTATTTTAGCAGCTAACTATAAAGTTTTCCTGTAAGAGAAGTATCACAAGAAAGATTATctgttttaaaactgttttgggAAGGAGATGTGAGTGACTAAGGCTAAAACTGATATGGCAGGTAAGAAGAAATTAACATAATTTAGTGAAATTGTACTTACAAAGAAGATTACTGCGAGACCAAGTGactgaatcttttttttctatgttaaGATCAGTGGACTAAACTTCCGAAACAAAATGTGAATTAAACACCTGTGCAAGATAACTTTAGCGCTCTGTTCATGGGGAAAAGCCTTTACCataaagatatttcaaacttttatattttacaactAAATATGTTGTGTAACAATGTATCCAATAGTAACAAATCCGCAAATCCATCCATGAACTTTGGATATGATTATTTTTGGAAGGAAATTAAGCTACCAAATAAATGTAAtcttcaacaacaagcaggaactcccaatccaacttcaatgagagaacatcctggaaactgaccgcttcacgtatctgaggagcattgtcaacagGGACGGTAGATTTTCCATGATTATGCATCCCTACAATTGTCcatctgttgtttgcttttgatcTTTTCTGCAGCTGCTCACGGAAGTCATCCAGTGAATctttgtcatatatatatatacataaaagtTCCTTGTGTCAGATTTTTATAGATTGATCAATGTCTTTCCTTGTCATTACTTTCCCGGTTTTATGTCAGACTAGTAGAAAATTAAAGTGAAAATGAACTTCCTGGCTGAACTAGACAAGAAGCAGGTGATGTCGCCGGTGGGTTGTATCGCTTTTATGTTGCTCATCTACCAGTCAACATGTGTACAAGAAAACTGtgagttcttttattttctgcaataaGTCTTGAAAAAGCTGTGGAAATAAATCAAACAACTAACTAGTTGCCTGTAATAAGATAACTGCACAAATGATTCTATTTGCTGTTTATAGTACTATTCCtgaacctttctttaaaatgttaatttttttcaaaaacaagtaGTACTCATACTGCAATTCTTTAGTTGAAATTTACCCTTAAGGCAGTAATATggctgattttgttgttttatgtcttTAGTCCACGTCTCATTCCGTCAAAAAAAGATCTCAGGATCTGATTTCGCTGATTCTTGTGTCGATCGTAAAACGAAAAATACTAAATCCCTAATAGTCtttgaaaattaaaactgttactGAGTTAAATTATATCCCTTGCCTATAAATAATCACAGTTTAATTTATCCTTAACAATAGTAAAGGTGGCATTCAGCTTATTTCAATACACATACTAaagttttcttatcttttatttccaGGCGCAGTATTGGAATTTCATAGGGTAAACAATGACCTTTTGACCGTCTTTGAAAACCAGACTGCTAATGTCTCATTTTGGATGAATGTGTCAGCCTGTGATCAAACagatgaattatttaaaatcaagATTCACACCAGAAAGTTTAGTGGCAGTCTTGAGTACGATGGAATGGTTACTTACTACAAAGAGTCTTGTACTGTCAGACCACAGAGATTTCTTTGATGCTCCACGCCAGCAGGTCCAGCAGAGCTCTACAGGAAAGTCAACCGAACTCACGTGCAAATAGAGTGGGAATGGAATATGAAAGACACAAAGTTTGGTAATTTTACAACCATTCGAAAGGAGCTAAAACTTCATGTTTCTTGTAAGTAtgtgattgttgtttttgtctgtaaaaTACAGATTGGTATCCTCTCGTATGAATTATCATCGTTGctgtctttatcttcttttcttttttattatcttgatTACGAAGATGGTCCTTATTTGTCTTGTTTAGTTTTCTATTCTAATGCTCCTTTTCTGTACGACATAAATCAATCAACAAACGAATTTGcattaaatgtgtgtatgtgtgagaaagagagagagagtgagagatttGTGCTAGAACAAATCCTCTTTTCCACTTACACGGTGGGTTCTTAGTATAGACAAAAGTGTTAGACAAATGAGTGAATGCATATTAattcctgttttatttgtttgagcgcttttttatatttacagatCCACCCAGTGTCACAAATCTCATGGTAGATGGAAAAGAAGCAAGAGGTAGCTTTGTTATAAACGAGGGTACTGAGGTCAACATATCATGTTCTTTTGAGAAAGGAAATCCCTCCACGAACTTCCTTCTTCTAGATAAAagaggaaaggaaataaaagcatCTAGAGACGAACACCATTTGAACCTCTCCCTTGTTCTCCAATGCAAAGATGACTGGCCCACCATCAGATGTCAAGGAAGCGGCTCTGAGACGAACGAGTCTGTCTCTTTTCTTGTTAAGTGTGAGTGAGAAGTagttaattttatataaaaaaagatcaactttagtttttgaaaaaaaaaacatgtcagaCACGGAATATTTATATCTAAAAATGCTAATTGTGAGTGAAGCATTGCTAACTGTAAAGCCAGATGatgctaaataaataacactCAACAACATTAAAGCATCGTTCTAAATGCTTATTGTTctgtttaattaacatttttcaggCCGTCCTCAGTTTGTCGACAAGTACCCCAAGGTTGTGGAGACTGCAGCAAACATAAAGTGGATATTAACCGTAAAAGCCCACACAACTGTCATTCAAAAATGTCTCTTGATGTCGCTAACATTAGGAGAGAATTCAAACAGAAAAGTCAAATGTACCCTGACTGGTGACCCCCCTGACCTGCTgctgattgtctcccttgacaaGGAGGATGTGGCAAGGGGAGGAAACTGGGAGCTATCTCTCCACAATGAGAAAGGCTCATCAGACACATTAGTGTTTAACATACAATCACGTGAGTATAGTTTCAAGTTTGTATTAATAACTTCTGTAGAAACATTAGTGTTTAATTACACATAGCTCACGGGCCGCCCACAGATAGCCGAAAGCACTGTGTTCCGCAGAAGAAATCACTGCAACAGGTGGTCGGCACATTGTTGTAAACATAGTAGACTCTGAGCTTGTAaccctgtgcgtaaatgaatgaatacctaagggaggcaacactggaacctttaggaattgttccacCATAAATTACTGAAAGGCTGAAAAACTCAACAAATCAGATATATTGTTGTGTTTGAAAGTAAGCGAAGTTTTGTTTATCATGCGCCATATCGACATTCGTTGCGAGTTACTCAATTCGACCTGGATTTGTACTCAACCgaaaaagggttagggttagaaaacaacagtaagtaatatttaaatttaaatgtatattctaataaactATATGactgttttgtacttttgtgtgtttgtatatattttataaatattattttcttaatgtcgcacttttgacctactttctgatttgtgaattctctgtcccatacagttacagtctttgtgttaattttactacaagaaaacaaagcgattgttgtttttattgtaggttagtaaatataatttttttttttaaatacggGTCAAAATTTCATTTGCGGGCATTCGCCGCTGCGTGTACGTGGGCATGGCAGTCGCGTAAGCTATATAACATACCATCACATGAGTTTAGTTTCAATTACTATTAATAGCTTctacaaaacatgaaaaagtagACATTATTAGATACTAAGAAATgctacagaaaataaacttctatatttttaaaaggatcAGAGAGGATACTAACAGTCACgaatatttttgcattgttttgaCGTTTATGAATGGCTTATTTTGTTGCTGCTAGAATTTCGAGTCTTATGAACagaaatgtatgtgtatatttcatttaatttcacAATCGCCGTTATAAATTTGAACATAATTATAAGATTTCATAAGATGGTTGG
Encoded proteins:
- the LOC112568556 gene encoding uncharacterized protein LOC112568556, with protein sequence MPPERAAPPHPPSVTNLMVDGKGARGNIIINEGIEVNISCSFDKGNPSTNFLLLDKTIKEIKASRDEQHLNLSLVLQCKDDWPTIRCQGSGSETNESISFLVKCRPQFVDKHPKVVETAANIKWILTIKAHTTVIQKCLLMSLTLGENSNREVKCTLTGDPPDLLLIVSLDKEDVAKGGNWGLTLHNEKGSSDTLVFSIQSRE
- the LOC112568559 gene encoding uncharacterized protein LOC112568559 encodes the protein MKDTKFGNFTTIRKELKLHVSYPPSVTNLMVDGKEARGSFVINEGTEVNISCSFEKGNPSTNFLLLDKRGKEIKASRDEHHLNLSLVLQCKDDWPTIRCQGSGSETNESVSFLVKCRPQFVDKYPKVVETAANIKWILTVKAHTTVIQKCLLMSLTLGENSNRKVKCTLTGDPPDLLLIVSLDKEDVARGGNWELSLHNEKGSSDTLVFNIQSREYSFKFVLITSVETLVFNYT